The Flaviramulus sp. BrNp1-15 genome includes the window AATCTTATGAATCATTATGTAGGCATGAAATATATTCCAGAAGCTATTCCAGAGTTTAAAATATTTCCGGCAGGAATTATTATTACTACCTTTATTGGGCTAATCATTGCTTTTAAAGGCAACTATAAATGGTTTTTGTATTGGTTTGTTCTTATGGTTCTTTTAAGTAGTGCAGGAATGTATGATTTTTATATCTGGGAACATGATTATGGCCATAATTTAGACCCAAAAGCCATTATGAAATTTACAAATCCAGATGGAACAGTTATGGGGTTTCAACCACCTTTATTTGGCAGTAAAGATATTTTGAATTTTAGAGCGCACTCATACCCAAGACTCGGTGCTTTGTTTTTAGGATTAGGAATAGCGATGTCTTTATTTGCATATTTTGTAGGAAAAAAACATTATAAAAATTCTTAATTATGTAAGAAACAGATAAAATATAAAAACACTAAAATAATGCAAACACTAAAACACTATTATATTTACGCATTACTACTTTTTCTTTTTAATTGTAATGTATCTCCAAAGGCTATAGACTATGGAAATGATGGATGCCATTTTTGTAAAATGACTATTGTAGACAAAGTACATGCCGCAGAAATTGTTACAAAAAAAGGTAAAGTTTATAAATTTGATGCCACAGAATGCATGGTTAATTTCTTAGAAGAATTCGATACGAATGAAATAGAATTATACCTGTCCAACAATTATAATGAACCTGAAGCCTTAATTAATGCCACAAAAGCTACATTCTTAATAAGTAAAAATGTCCCTAGCCCAATGGGTGCTTTTCTATCGGCTTTTAAAACTAAAGAAGATGCAGAAAAAGTTCAAGCCATAAAAGGAGGCAATTTATATACATGGGATGAAATACTAGCAAAATTTAAAGACTAGTTAAATGAAACACTTGCTCGCTTTTTTATCAGTCATTTTAATGGCTAGCACAACTATTGCTCAAACTATTGCTCAAACTATTGAGGTATGCCATTCTTGCCCAACTTCAACTTTACAAAGTGCCATTACACAAGCTAAAGATTTTGATACTATTCTTGTAAAAAAAGGCTCTTATAAAGAGTACAATATTGTTGTAAATAAACCACTCACTATTATTGGAGAAAACTACCCAGTAATTGATGGAGAGTTAAAAGGTGAAATAATTACAATTGTTTCAGACAATGTAACAATCGATGGTTTATTCATCATTAATGTTGGAACTAGTTATACTGAAGATTATGCAGCTATTCGTGTTATAAAGAGCAAAAACTTTATTATTCAAAATGTAGTATTAGAAAAATTGTTTTTTGGTATTTATCTTGAAAAATCAAGCTACGGGAAAGTATTTCACAACAAAATTATTGGAGATGCCATTGAAGAATACAACTCTGGAAATGGCATACAATTATGGTACAGCAATCATATAGAAATAGAACATAACTATGTAGAACATGTTCGTGATGGAATTTATCTAGAGTTTTCTGATGATTGTTTAATCAAGAATAATGTAAGTGCAGAAAATTTGCGTTATGGTTTACATTTTATGTTTTCTAATGATGACATTTACCAAGACAACACTTTTGAAAATAACGGAGCAGGGGTTGCTGTTATGTTTTCAAAAAAAATTAAAATGTATAATAATACCTTTAAAAAAAATTGGGGAACGGCATCTTATGGTATGCTTTTAAAAGAAATTAATGATGCAGAAATTATTGGTAATACTTTTGAAGAAAACACTATAGGAATAAACATAGAAGGCTCAAACAGAATAACCTATAAAAACAACAACTTTACCAATAATGGTTGGGCTATTAAAGTTCGTGGTGCTTGCTATTCAAATAAATTTATTGAAAATAATTTCCTTTACAATTCTTTTGATATTGCTTATAACAGTAAAGTAAATGATAATGTTTTTGATAGAAATTTCTGGAGTAATTACACCGGGTACGATTTAGATAAAAACGGTGTTGGAGACACGCCTTACAGACCTGTAAAACTATTCTCGTATATTGTAAATCGAACACCAGAAACCATTATTTTATTGCGTAGTTTATTTATAGATATTATAGATTTTTCTGAAAAAGTATCTCCTGTATTTACACCAGATAATTTGCTAGACAACAATCCGCTAACTAAAAAAATAACATGGTAGATATTCAAAATTTATATAAAAAATTTGGTAAAAACCAGGTACTATGTGGTTTAGATTTAACTATTAATGAAGGTGGAATTTTTGCAGTTCTTGGACCAAATGGCTCTGGAAAAACAACATTAATAAAATCTATTTTGGGTATGGTTATACCTAATAAAGGTAATATTACTGTACTTGGAGAAAACATAAAAAAAAACTCAGAATACAGACATAAAATTGATTATTTACCTCAAATAGCAAACTTTCCAAGCAATTTAAAGGTAAGAGAATTAATAAGAATGATTAAAGATTTAAGAGGTAACACCACTAAAGATGAAAAGCTTATCGAGCTTTTTAAACTAGAACCTTTTTTAGATAAAAAGCTGGGTAATCTTTCTGGTGGTACCAAACAAAAAGTAAATATAGTTTTAACGTTTATGTTTGATTGCCCTTTAATTATTTTAGATGAGCCCACCACAGGACTAGACCCTATTTCTTTAATAAGACTAAAAGATTTAATTCAAGCCGAAAAAGCTAAAGGAAAAACCATTTTAATCACTTCTCATATTATGAGTTTTGTTGAAGAAGTTTCAGATGAAATTGTATTTCTTTTAGAAGGGAAAATATACTTTAAAGGCTCTATTTCAGAATTAAAATCAAAAACAAATCAACCCGATTTCGAACATGCGATAGCATCAATACTAACAGAAAATCATGTTTAAAATATTAAAATATAGTTTTTATGATTTAATGCGTAGCCGTTGGAGTTATGTATACTTCGGTTTTTATTTATTATTAGGTATTGTGCTTTTGTTTTTAAATAACGATTTATCAAAAGCCGTAATTACCCTAATGAATGTTATTATAATTCTTGTGCCTTTAATAGGAACCATTTTTGGTGTTATGTATTATTACAATTCCAAAGAATTTACAGAACTACTTTTAGCGCAACCTTTAAAACGATCTTCCATATTTTTAGGTCAGTATTTAGGAGTATCACTATCGCTTTCTATGAGTTTAATTTTAGGCTTAGGCATACCATTTATGTTTTATGGCTTGTTTAGAAGCAATGCCATTTGGGACTTTTCATTATTATTAATTACAGGTGTGTTTTTAACTTTAATATTTACCGCACTAGCTTTTAACATAGCATTAACTAACGAAAACAAGATTAAAGGATTTGGATACGCTATACTTTTATGGCTGTTTTTAGCTATTATATATGATGGTATATTTTTAATGTCTTTAATAGTTTTTGAAGAATATCCATTAGATAAATTATCATTAATTGGCACTATGCTTAATCCCATAGATTTATCTAGAACTCTAATTTTATTAAAGTTGGATATTTCTGCACTCTTAGGTTATACTGGCGCTATATTTAAACAGTTTTTTGGAACAAACTTTGGGTTAGTAGTTTCGTTTATTATGTTATTAATTTGGATTATTTTACCAATTATTAGAATTGCAGTAAAATCAAGAAAAAAAGATTTTTAAGAGTATTTATTTCTAAACCATACTTTTTGCCATTCGCGTTTTAAAATTAAAAACGAAACGTCTTCTGATAGTTTTAAAATATCCTCACCATCTAAAGCTTTTACTTGTTTTTCTGGAACATCGATTATGTAAAGTAAGTTTAGATACTCTGTGAATTTTTCTTGAATAAGCTTATAAACTGTTTCGTGTAGTAATAGCTTTAAGCTTGATGGTAAAACATCTTCATGAAAATCTAAATCAATATTTGCTAAAAGAAAATCTTTATTTAGCTGAACAATTAATTTTTTATATAAATCTAATTGATTTGCTTCTTCAATTAAACCATCAAATGTAGCTGGCATATTCATTAAACAGTTCTATTCATTAGGCTATTTCCAAAATCTTTAAGTACGTTTTTCTTTTCTGAAGAGATATTCAAAGATTCTAAAACAGCAAATGCTTGATTTGTATATTCTTGAATAGCTTTTTTTGTTGCTTCTGCAGAACCCGATGATTTAAACAACTGTTTTGCTTTTTCAATTTTACTTGAAACATCTTCAGGATTTGATGAAAATAATTGACTCAATTCTTTTTTATCTGTTTCATTTAAAAACTCTAATGCTTTTAAATACAAATATGTTTTTTTATTCTCTATAATATCACCTCCAACTTGTTTTCCAAAGGTTTCAGGATTACCAAAAGCATCTAAATAATCATCTTGTAATTGAAACGCTATTCCTAAATTTTTCCCAAACTCATAAATACTATTTTGGTCATTTTTAGAAGCTTTAGCAACAATAGCACCCATTTTCATAGCTGCACCAACTAAAACTGCTGTTTTATATTCAATCATTTTTAAATATTCAGGAATAGTAACATCATTTCTAGTTTCAAAATCAACATCATATTGCTGACCTTCACAAACCTCAATAGCTGTTTTGCTAAATAATTTTGCTAAAGCTTGAAATGTTTCAGCATCATAATTCTCAAAAAGTTGATACGCCATTATTAGCATCGCATCTCCAGAAAGAATTCCGGTGTTAATATCCCATTTCTCGTGCACTGTTTTTTGTCCACGTCGCAAAGGCGCATCATCCATAATATCATCATGAACTAATGAAAAATTGTGAAATACCTCTATACTCAACGCTGCATCTAAAGCAGTTTTGTAATTACCTTCAAATATATCAGCTGTCATTAAAGTTAAAACTGGTCTAAGTCTTTTACCTCCTAAACTTAATATATATTCAATGGGTTGATAAAGGTTTTTGGGTTCTTTTATTGTTGAATAGCCTTCAAGATATTCAACAAAAATTTGCTGGTATTTTTCTATAGATAGCATCAAACAAAAATAAAGCAATTCCTCATATTAAAAAGTAATGATGTAAAATATGTGTTAAATAATTGTAAAACTTTGGAAACTTTTTAGGTTTTTAAAGTTTCCTATTGTAGTTTTGCGCCTTTATTATGAGAGAAAAAATTATACATAAAGCAGCAGATTTGTTTTTAACCCTTGGGTTTAAAAGCGTTACAATGGATGATATTGCTAATAAAATGGGCATATCTAAAAAAACCATTTATGTACATTTTGCAAACAAAACCAAATTGGTTGAAGCAACTACACTACACGTGTTTGAGGCAATTTCGCAGGGAATTGACTGCATTTGTGCTGTTAACAAAAATCCTATTGAAGAGATTTTTGAGATTAAGCAGTTTGTAATGGAGCATTTAAAAGATGAAAAATCATCACCTCAATATC containing:
- a CDS encoding polyprenyl synthetase family protein — its product is MLSIEKYQQIFVEYLEGYSTIKEPKNLYQPIEYILSLGGKRLRPVLTLMTADIFEGNYKTALDAALSIEVFHNFSLVHDDIMDDAPLRRGQKTVHEKWDINTGILSGDAMLIMAYQLFENYDAETFQALAKLFSKTAIEVCEGQQYDVDFETRNDVTIPEYLKMIEYKTAVLVGAAMKMGAIVAKASKNDQNSIYEFGKNLGIAFQLQDDYLDAFGNPETFGKQVGGDIIENKKTYLYLKALEFLNETDKKELSQLFSSNPEDVSSKIEKAKQLFKSSGSAEATKKAIQEYTNQAFAVLESLNISSEKKNVLKDFGNSLMNRTV
- a CDS encoding nitrous oxide reductase accessory protein NosL: MQTLKHYYIYALLLFLFNCNVSPKAIDYGNDGCHFCKMTIVDKVHAAEIVTKKGKVYKFDATECMVNFLEEFDTNEIELYLSNNYNEPEALINATKATFLISKNVPSPMGAFLSAFKTKEDAEKVQAIKGGNLYTWDEILAKFKD
- a CDS encoding ABC transporter ATP-binding protein gives rise to the protein MVDIQNLYKKFGKNQVLCGLDLTINEGGIFAVLGPNGSGKTTLIKSILGMVIPNKGNITVLGENIKKNSEYRHKIDYLPQIANFPSNLKVRELIRMIKDLRGNTTKDEKLIELFKLEPFLDKKLGNLSGGTKQKVNIVLTFMFDCPLIILDEPTTGLDPISLIRLKDLIQAEKAKGKTILITSHIMSFVEEVSDEIVFLLEGKIYFKGSISELKSKTNQPDFEHAIASILTENHV
- a CDS encoding nitrous oxide reductase family maturation protein NosD gives rise to the protein MASTTIAQTIAQTIEVCHSCPTSTLQSAITQAKDFDTILVKKGSYKEYNIVVNKPLTIIGENYPVIDGELKGEIITIVSDNVTIDGLFIINVGTSYTEDYAAIRVIKSKNFIIQNVVLEKLFFGIYLEKSSYGKVFHNKIIGDAIEEYNSGNGIQLWYSNHIEIEHNYVEHVRDGIYLEFSDDCLIKNNVSAENLRYGLHFMFSNDDIYQDNTFENNGAGVAVMFSKKIKMYNNTFKKNWGTASYGMLLKEINDAEIIGNTFEENTIGINIEGSNRITYKNNNFTNNGWAIKVRGACYSNKFIENNFLYNSFDIAYNSKVNDNVFDRNFWSNYTGYDLDKNGVGDTPYRPVKLFSYIVNRTPETIILLRSLFIDIIDFSEKVSPVFTPDNLLDNNPLTKKITW
- a CDS encoding ABC transporter permease, with protein sequence MFKILKYSFYDLMRSRWSYVYFGFYLLLGIVLLFLNNDLSKAVITLMNVIIILVPLIGTIFGVMYYYNSKEFTELLLAQPLKRSSIFLGQYLGVSLSLSMSLILGLGIPFMFYGLFRSNAIWDFSLLLITGVFLTLIFTALAFNIALTNENKIKGFGYAILLWLFLAIIYDGIFLMSLIVFEEYPLDKLSLIGTMLNPIDLSRTLILLKLDISALLGYTGAIFKQFFGTNFGLVVSFIMLLIWIILPIIRIAVKSRKKDF